A genomic window from Oceanispirochaeta sp. M1 includes:
- a CDS encoding ABC transporter ATP-binding protein, whose amino-acid sequence MAVLQLEDLAKRYNRKVWGVRKMDLEVKDKEFIVFLGPSGCGKTTCMRMIAGLEETTRGTIILDGQDITDLAPRDRHISMVFQNYAIWPHMSVFDNIAFSLKLKGLSKDVVKKTVVEVAEMVKIEQLLDRFPGQMSGGQQQRVALARALAVKPKLFLMDEPLSNLDAKLRVVMRTELKAIHQKTGATSVFVTHDQSEAMSMADRIVIMRDGEIIQVGTPEDVYFRSADTFVAGFIGTPPTNFFSVKLKNDGNKKILEHPDFICPLQDDEFAAVSKDGREELILGIRPEDFQLTTTGKGILNAEVLVVEPQGSHQVLAVEIDNKIVKTIISSDKKLSPGDPVSFNLDYRHLHFFDKDSEQRIS is encoded by the coding sequence ATGGCTGTACTGCAATTAGAAGATTTAGCAAAAAGATATAACCGAAAAGTCTGGGGCGTCAGAAAGATGGACCTGGAAGTAAAAGACAAGGAATTCATTGTCTTTCTGGGCCCCTCGGGCTGCGGGAAGACCACCTGTATGAGAATGATCGCCGGCCTTGAGGAAACCACCCGGGGCACTATTATTCTGGACGGTCAGGATATAACAGACCTGGCTCCCCGGGACAGACATATATCCATGGTATTCCAGAATTATGCCATATGGCCTCATATGTCGGTCTTTGATAATATCGCCTTCTCTCTCAAGCTGAAGGGATTATCCAAAGACGTGGTAAAAAAGACTGTGGTCGAAGTGGCGGAGATGGTTAAAATAGAACAGCTTCTGGACCGTTTTCCCGGACAGATGTCAGGAGGACAACAGCAGCGTGTGGCCCTGGCCCGGGCCCTGGCCGTGAAACCCAAACTCTTTTTAATGGACGAACCCCTGTCCAACCTGGATGCCAAACTCAGAGTCGTAATGAGAACGGAATTGAAAGCCATTCATCAAAAGACAGGAGCCACCAGCGTCTTTGTAACCCATGACCAGTCTGAAGCCATGAGTATGGCCGATAGAATTGTTATTATGAGAGACGGGGAAATCATCCAGGTGGGAACCCCCGAAGATGTTTACTTCAGATCTGCAGATACCTTCGTTGCCGGATTTATCGGAACTCCCCCTACCAACTTCTTTTCTGTGAAACTTAAGAACGATGGGAACAAAAAAATTCTGGAGCATCCCGATTTCATCTGCCCTCTGCAGGATGATGAGTTTGCAGCAGTCTCCAAAGATGGACGGGAAGAACTCATTCTGGGCATTCGTCCGGAGGATTTCCAGCTCACAACAACAGGAAAAGGAATACTGAATGCGGAAGTTCTGGTAGTAGAACCACAGGGCTCTCATCAGGTACTGGCCGTGGAAATTGACAACAAAATTGTCAAAACCATTATCTCTTCTGATAAAAAGCTTTCACCCGGAGATCCTGTATCTTTTAACCTGGATTACAGACATCTTCACTTCTTTGATAAAGACAGTGAGCAAAGAATTTCATGA
- a CDS encoding ABC transporter substrate-binding protein yields the protein MKRIGLALVLISLLLTTGLFAGGQTDESAPTKLIVSSRLYSQPGEQQFLIDEIFPEFEEANDCIVMFEIMEDDPLLKRAAFQKESGRVNTDVVIAHAGRMSEWMNNDYVVPLPVDDWKDRTFSKAFKESISMGGKTYFAPVGGDVYLMLANKKALPYLPAGADVQDLSWEEYVDWAVAIAEGEGEGKAAVTGVPMKSLIYMYGGMFLSYGGEFPVINSPGAIRGWEVLAKMKDAYTPTVNTYDNVSSPMKTGEAWLTVAHMVRCGEAYKSNPSGYVLGPAPKGPEGIGSIAGTSGFGVVNGAPNEELAVKFIEYMTEPEMAVRIARGTGGFIPPIDEAIAKLGDSLEDEIIGKGINVMKNGVVSGVPGGDYTSWGAVKQVYDDAFQELILNRGAIDKAYLDEAQAKINALKK from the coding sequence ATGAAAAGAATAGGATTAGCCCTTGTTCTAATTTCCCTGTTGCTGACAACCGGACTTTTTGCCGGCGGCCAGACTGATGAATCGGCACCTACAAAACTGATTGTTTCTTCACGTCTTTACTCACAGCCTGGTGAGCAGCAGTTTCTGATTGATGAGATCTTTCCTGAATTTGAAGAAGCTAACGACTGTATCGTTATGTTTGAAATCATGGAAGATGATCCCCTGCTTAAGAGAGCCGCTTTCCAGAAAGAATCAGGCCGAGTTAATACTGATGTAGTCATAGCCCATGCCGGAAGAATGTCCGAATGGATGAACAACGACTACGTAGTTCCCCTTCCTGTAGATGACTGGAAAGACAGAACTTTTTCCAAGGCATTTAAAGAGAGCATTTCCATGGGTGGAAAAACTTATTTTGCACCAGTTGGTGGAGATGTCTACCTGATGCTTGCCAATAAAAAAGCACTCCCCTACCTTCCTGCCGGAGCCGATGTTCAGGATCTGAGCTGGGAAGAATATGTAGACTGGGCCGTAGCCATCGCTGAAGGCGAAGGTGAAGGTAAAGCCGCAGTAACCGGTGTTCCCATGAAATCTCTGATTTATATGTACGGCGGCATGTTCCTCTCCTACGGTGGAGAATTCCCTGTAATCAACTCTCCCGGAGCCATCAGGGGATGGGAAGTTCTTGCCAAGATGAAAGATGCATATACCCCCACTGTAAATACTTATGACAACGTATCCTCTCCAATGAAAACCGGGGAAGCCTGGCTGACTGTTGCCCACATGGTACGCTGTGGAGAAGCCTATAAATCCAACCCCTCGGGTTATGTACTGGGCCCCGCCCCCAAAGGTCCCGAAGGAATCGGCTCTATTGCCGGAACAAGTGGATTTGGAGTTGTAAATGGAGCTCCCAATGAAGAGCTGGCTGTTAAGTTTATTGAGTATATGACAGAGCCCGAAATGGCCGTACGTATAGCACGTGGAACAGGTGGATTTATTCCTCCCATCGACGAAGCCATTGCCAAACTGGGAGACTCTCTGGAAGATGAAATCATCGGCAAGGGAATCAATGTCATGAAAAATGGTGTTGTATCCGGTGTACCCGGTGGAGATTATACTTCCTGGGGTGCTGTAAAACAGGTCTATGATGACGCTTTCCAGGAATTGATACTGAATAGAGGTGCCATAGATAAAGCTTACCTGGACGAAGCCCAGGCTAAGATCAACGCCCTGAAAAAATAA
- a CDS encoding carbohydrate ABC transporter permease yields MGKKLKQNMYRSVRTTTLYIIVTGVAMMLIFPMFFLFTFSLMSDYESYSEWPKPLLPLRNTEFRLDLLEEVNEERAYGLLIYNHSEEAYMSFGPEYTTRDAKSLRKLSNFIRNYANCSLDQEKILQIMDQTDGQGSMDFTLKKGLFSNYTRFFKLYSGALNSVMASITTALFTILISLSIGGMAGYAFARYVFKGKNILKLSVLFVRMFPPVAIALPMVITLGKMGLYDKPAGLSLIYSINQISLSIWITASIFMGIPESLEEAAQIFGTTRIGAFFRVTLPLAVPGLAACAMYSFIYSWNEVINALILTQFNPTLPVIVYRSLLGASDKVHLIAAGSVAQALPAIIFTLFIRKFILQMWGGVKV; encoded by the coding sequence ATGGGAAAGAAACTTAAACAGAACATGTACAGATCCGTCAGAACCACCACCCTGTACATAATAGTGACCGGTGTGGCCATGATGCTGATATTCCCGATGTTTTTTCTTTTTACATTTTCACTGATGTCCGACTATGAAAGCTATTCAGAATGGCCGAAACCTCTGCTGCCGTTACGGAACACGGAGTTCCGTCTTGATCTGTTGGAGGAGGTTAATGAAGAGAGGGCCTATGGATTGCTGATCTATAACCATTCGGAAGAGGCCTACATGTCCTTCGGTCCGGAATATACAACAAGAGATGCAAAGTCGTTACGGAAACTAAGTAATTTTATCCGCAACTATGCCAACTGCAGCCTGGATCAGGAAAAAATACTGCAGATTATGGATCAGACCGATGGTCAGGGTTCAATGGATTTCACCCTGAAGAAGGGACTATTCAGTAACTACACACGATTTTTCAAACTTTATTCAGGGGCTTTGAACTCGGTGATGGCCAGTATTACGACGGCCCTTTTTACGATTCTGATAAGCCTGAGCATCGGAGGAATGGCAGGATATGCCTTTGCCCGCTATGTGTTCAAGGGTAAGAATATTCTCAAACTGAGTGTCCTTTTTGTCCGTATGTTTCCTCCTGTGGCCATTGCTCTGCCCATGGTTATAACATTGGGTAAGATGGGACTCTACGATAAACCCGCAGGACTCAGTCTGATCTATTCCATCAATCAGATATCCCTGAGTATATGGATTACGGCCAGTATTTTTATGGGAATACCCGAATCCCTGGAAGAGGCCGCTCAAATCTTCGGAACCACACGGATAGGCGCTTTTTTCAGAGTAACCCTTCCCCTGGCCGTTCCCGGACTGGCGGCCTGTGCCATGTACTCCTTCATCTATTCCTGGAATGAAGTCATCAATGCACTGATTCTGACCCAGTTCAATCCCACATTACCTGTTATTGTTTACCGCTCCTTGCTGGGAGCCAGTGACAAGGTTCATCTTATAGCTGCGGGTTCCGTGGCCCAGGCTCTGCCTGCCATTATTTTCACCCTGTTCATCCGGAAATTCATCCTCCAGATGTGGGGGGGCGTCAAAGTTTAA
- a CDS encoding carbohydrate ABC transporter permease: MSQTRWTIGRERKKQMVPYLLIAPVVIYYAIFWLFPVIQAISGSFLSAPLAKGGQFTLNNYMSLFKDPIFYQALFNTTFIVLISVTLEFVLAFGLALLINMKFKGSGFFLFLALIPMALPAVAVGAMWRSGLATYGWLNSFLIRLNIIDAADKIIFLAGNQIQRMILIIIVDAWQVIPFMMVILLSGMQGLKPELFEAGYVFGGNKLQVLRKITIPLMKQTITTAMILRIIAAIQIWLIIVMLFGFNRLPVLLEQIVLNVDQYAGAEDFFRKGMALSVIVSLIVSSVSFIYLKVSGAFDEPAGKGV, encoded by the coding sequence ATGTCCCAAACTCGATGGACGATCGGAAGAGAAAGGAAGAAACAGATGGTTCCTTACCTTCTCATTGCACCTGTAGTCATATATTATGCCATATTCTGGTTGTTTCCTGTCATTCAGGCCATCAGCGGCAGTTTTCTGTCCGCCCCCCTGGCAAAGGGAGGTCAGTTTACTCTTAACAACTATATGAGTCTGTTCAAAGACCCTATATTTTACCAGGCTCTGTTTAATACAACCTTTATTGTGCTGATCTCAGTCACCCTGGAATTCGTTCTGGCCTTCGGCCTGGCCCTTCTGATCAATATGAAATTCAAGGGCTCCGGATTCTTTCTCTTTCTGGCCCTCATCCCAATGGCCCTTCCGGCCGTTGCAGTCGGTGCGATGTGGAGGAGCGGCCTGGCCACCTATGGCTGGTTGAACTCATTTCTAATAAGATTGAATATAATTGATGCTGCCGATAAGATTATCTTTCTTGCGGGTAATCAAATACAGCGAATGATACTGATTATTATCGTGGATGCCTGGCAGGTTATTCCTTTTATGATGGTGATCCTGCTATCCGGTATGCAGGGACTGAAACCGGAACTCTTTGAAGCCGGTTATGTATTCGGAGGCAACAAGCTCCAGGTCCTCCGGAAAATTACCATTCCCCTCATGAAACAGACCATTACAACGGCGATGATCCTCAGAATCATCGCGGCAATTCAAATATGGCTTATCATCGTCATGCTATTCGGATTCAACCGTCTGCCTGTCCTCCTGGAACAGATTGTTCTCAATGTGGACCAGTATGCCGGTGCGGAAGATTTTTTCAGAAAGGGTATGGCCCTGTCGGTCATCGTGTCCCTTATCGTCTCGTCAGTATCCTTCATCTACCTGAAAGTATCGGGAGCCTTTGATGAACCTGCCGGAAAAGGGGTCTGA